One genomic region from Conexibacter woesei DSM 14684 encodes:
- a CDS encoding PadR family transcriptional regulator, whose translation MSVKYAVLGLLAQRRGYGYDLVQRFGEQVGPAWQLNAGAIYVALDKLEQEGLVRPVPSEDGAPLTRRRTVRGAPRVIYEPTARGIARFEEWMAADSSMAPLREELHLKLALSRPGNLPRLIELTYEQEQTCLERLEEYMGARSFDELLASSQSWPAVASVMVRDAEVAHLQATVEWLRRVREAMRWMQDQPALEARD comes from the coding sequence ATGTCGGTGAAGTACGCGGTGCTGGGGCTGTTGGCGCAGCGCAGGGGCTATGGATACGACCTCGTGCAGCGCTTCGGGGAACAGGTCGGACCTGCGTGGCAGCTCAACGCGGGCGCGATCTACGTGGCGCTCGACAAGCTCGAGCAGGAAGGGCTGGTACGGCCGGTTCCGAGCGAGGACGGCGCGCCGTTGACGCGCCGCCGCACGGTTCGCGGTGCGCCGCGCGTGATCTACGAGCCGACGGCGAGAGGGATCGCGCGGTTCGAGGAGTGGATGGCCGCCGACTCGTCGATGGCGCCGCTGCGCGAGGAGCTGCACCTGAAGCTCGCGCTGTCGCGCCCGGGCAACCTGCCGCGCCTGATCGAGCTGACCTACGAGCAGGAGCAGACCTGCCTCGAACGGCTGGAGGAGTACATGGGCGCACGCAGCTTCGACGAGCTGCTCGCGTCCTCGCAGTCGTGGCCGGCGGTCGCGAGCGTGATGGTGCGCGACGCCGAGGTCGCGCACCTGCAGGCGACGGTCGAATGGCTGCGGCGCGTGCGCGAGGCGATGCGCTGGATGCAGGACCAGCCCGCGCTCGAAGCCCGCGACTGA